One part of the Halopenitus persicus genome encodes these proteins:
- a CDS encoding 4Fe-4S dicluster domain-containing protein produces MSQSNKEVMGDGVMSVGEGTRIFPDVGACIDCGGCVVACKRTWDVPHDEQRISISTMLEGQEGSGTSGAAALAAGESPGETSIPMQCYHCDNAPCVSVCPTDSLIKTDEEFVTVREDLCVGCQYCLSACPFGAPQFPEEDDGAAQVFGTGGKMDKCTMCEERQDVGKGPACAEECSTDAILVGQPSQIADELDKRDEGAFFNDVAMDIVFGDDAGEFR; encoded by the coding sequence ATGTCTCAATCGAACAAGGAGGTGATGGGCGATGGCGTGATGAGCGTCGGGGAGGGAACGCGGATCTTCCCCGACGTCGGCGCATGCATCGACTGTGGTGGGTGCGTCGTCGCCTGCAAGCGAACGTGGGACGTCCCCCACGACGAACAACGCATCAGCATCTCGACGATGCTGGAGGGCCAGGAGGGGTCCGGGACGTCGGGCGCGGCCGCGCTTGCGGCAGGTGAATCGCCGGGTGAGACGTCCATCCCGATGCAGTGTTATCACTGCGACAACGCACCCTGCGTGTCGGTGTGTCCGACCGACTCCCTCATCAAGACCGACGAGGAGTTCGTCACCGTCCGAGAGGACCTCTGTGTGGGCTGCCAGTACTGCCTGTCGGCGTGTCCGTTCGGGGCGCCGCAGTTTCCCGAGGAGGACGACGGCGCCGCACAGGTGTTCGGCACCGGCGGCAAGATGGACAAGTGTACGATGTGCGAGGAGCGTCAGGACGTCGGGAAGGGACCGGCCTGTGCCGAGGAGTGCTCGACCGACGCCATCCTCGTCGGCCAACCCTCACAGATCGCCGACGAACTGGACAAACGCGACGAAGGGGCGTTCTTCAACGACGTCGCGATGGACATCGTCTTCGGCGACGACGCCGGTGAGTTCCGATGA
- a CDS encoding formate dehydrogenase subunit alpha yields MSTEPVSLDLDRRSFIKASALTGVVALGGGATGQVLAQSDDEADGQDTDGELTKTICNYCSVGCGFHGERKGDSFVGMEPWEEHPINNGSLCSKGAGIYETEHSEKRLKHPMIREDGEWQKLSWDTAYDRLGTDIRALWPDSDVSPSDAVDVDEEHSRESVMLLGSAHHSNEESYAIRKLAAFMGTNNVDHQARICHSTTVTGLANTWGYGAMTNTVSDYRNFDLNIIVGQNPAEAHPIAMQHILEGQKRGGTILSLDPRFTKTSAHADEFMRFRPGTDVALMMGVIKELRDEYGLAMDPDADDTGQNMITDRVQGWEDLDADLDQYDKETVSDITWLSVEDIERIAELIDENRPHVQIEWAMGGTQHNNGTQNIRSYAALSLASGSAARSGGGLQVMRGHANVQGATDLAVASHILPGYYGLTPGGWSWWAEIWDKNPYTSGSTSFDDLYDRFELMPPEKYVRQSGNEELDPDSLPPNENHGPNDPATNSMMFQNGLTVARWFEAALDREDRYQETPIYQPDQVKIAVFWGHSANSISEMEQMKEGMENLDLLVVIDVFPSVASVLPDYEDGPPVLLLPASSQYEHYRSLTNTNRSVQWSEPVAKPAHNSRPDLRIMQELADELGFGEHFDWGSGPEIHNGKSSYENVIREFNLGTNTIGYRQTPERLQQHLEYDYAFSSEDLQGAEGTPVEGEYWMLPWPCWGEGHPGTPIIWNDDMDPNDGGQDFRTRWGVQAPTPEEWDDMPTDADYPLQETVDAVGDGYDSQADALSLIRDPYVPDWAGDRDLADDGRIHGVPEYPGWKITPPQSLIDPTQSTQSDELTIPQQYALDNQESVYTAAQEINDPDTGSSEFDDYLERMIGEGVDPDFYEQYDYAQPDAPTGRGRARAVVWSFLDTVPVHREPIESPRPDLVEEWPANGQQRNFYRLDQNNAVEQQQANDIIHNQDDGPTLDTIMTTGRQVEHQGGGSETRSNIHTADLQPHMYAEIAPAKADELGVDGGDLVVVSSTDRGSVLVKARVTERPNDGEVFLPFHWGGVFKGKSQEEKYPEGTVPYAIGDSANAITSRGYDVETQMQETKVSMVSVRPATQDLLEELGMDTDLEFPQDRDGIGQQKNFDVRDSEAVQ; encoded by the coding sequence ATGAGCACGGAACCAGTCTCCCTCGACCTCGATCGGCGGTCGTTCATCAAAGCGAGTGCCCTGACGGGCGTGGTCGCACTCGGTGGCGGTGCGACGGGGCAAGTACTCGCCCAGAGCGACGACGAGGCCGATGGACAGGACACGGACGGGGAGTTGACAAAGACGATCTGTAACTACTGTTCGGTCGGATGTGGGTTCCACGGCGAACGGAAGGGCGACTCGTTCGTCGGGATGGAACCGTGGGAAGAACATCCCATAAACAACGGGTCGCTCTGCTCGAAGGGAGCGGGCATCTACGAGACCGAACACTCCGAAAAGCGCCTCAAACACCCGATGATTCGGGAAGACGGGGAGTGGCAGAAGCTCTCGTGGGATACCGCCTACGATCGTCTCGGGACCGACATCCGGGCACTGTGGCCCGACTCGGACGTCTCACCGAGCGACGCCGTCGACGTCGACGAGGAGCACAGCCGCGAGAGCGTGATGCTCCTCGGCAGTGCCCATCACTCCAACGAGGAGTCCTACGCCATCCGAAAGCTTGCGGCGTTTATGGGCACGAACAACGTCGACCACCAGGCACGCATCTGCCACTCGACGACGGTTACCGGGCTGGCGAACACGTGGGGATACGGTGCGATGACGAACACGGTGTCGGATTACCGCAACTTCGACCTGAACATCATCGTCGGGCAGAACCCGGCGGAGGCCCACCCCATCGCGATGCAGCACATCCTGGAGGGGCAAAAGCGCGGCGGGACCATCCTGAGTCTCGACCCGCGCTTCACGAAGACCTCGGCGCACGCGGACGAGTTTATGCGGTTCCGCCCGGGAACCGACGTGGCGTTGATGATGGGCGTCATCAAGGAGCTCCGCGACGAGTACGGGCTGGCGATGGACCCGGACGCCGACGATACGGGCCAGAACATGATCACCGACCGCGTCCAGGGCTGGGAGGACCTCGACGCCGACCTCGACCAGTACGACAAGGAGACGGTCTCGGACATCACGTGGCTCTCCGTCGAGGACATCGAACGCATCGCCGAACTCATCGACGAGAACCGTCCGCACGTCCAGATCGAGTGGGCAATGGGCGGCACCCAGCACAACAACGGAACCCAGAACATCCGATCGTATGCGGCGTTGAGCCTCGCGTCCGGGAGCGCTGCCCGAAGCGGCGGCGGCCTGCAGGTGATGCGCGGCCACGCGAACGTTCAGGGCGCGACCGACCTCGCAGTGGCGAGCCACATTCTGCCGGGGTACTACGGCCTCACGCCCGGCGGCTGGTCGTGGTGGGCCGAAATCTGGGACAAGAACCCCTACACCAGCGGTTCAACCTCGTTCGACGACCTCTACGACAGGTTCGAGCTGATGCCGCCCGAGAAGTACGTCCGGCAGAGCGGCAACGAGGAACTCGATCCCGATTCGCTCCCACCCAACGAAAACCACGGGCCCAATGATCCGGCTACGAACTCGATGATGTTCCAGAACGGGCTGACGGTGGCCCGCTGGTTCGAGGCGGCACTCGACCGGGAGGACCGCTATCAGGAGACGCCGATCTACCAACCCGATCAGGTGAAGATCGCGGTCTTCTGGGGCCACTCCGCGAACTCCATCAGCGAGATGGAGCAGATGAAGGAGGGGATGGAGAACCTCGACCTCCTGGTCGTCATCGACGTGTTCCCCTCGGTCGCGAGCGTCCTGCCGGACTACGAGGACGGCCCGCCCGTCCTGTTGCTGCCGGCGTCGAGTCAGTACGAACACTACCGCTCGCTGACGAACACGAACCGGTCGGTGCAGTGGTCCGAACCGGTCGCCAAGCCCGCACACAACTCCCGACCGGACCTGCGAATCATGCAGGAGCTGGCCGACGAACTCGGCTTCGGGGAACACTTCGACTGGGGAAGCGGCCCCGAGATACACAACGGGAAATCGTCCTACGAGAACGTCATCCGGGAGTTCAACCTCGGGACGAACACCATCGGCTACCGACAGACGCCCGAACGGCTCCAACAGCATCTGGAGTACGACTACGCGTTCTCCAGCGAGGACCTCCAAGGTGCCGAGGGGACCCCCGTCGAGGGCGAGTACTGGATGCTCCCGTGGCCCTGCTGGGGTGAGGGTCACCCGGGGACGCCCATCATCTGGAACGACGACATGGATCCCAACGACGGGGGACAGGACTTCCGGACCCGATGGGGCGTCCAGGCGCCGACGCCGGAGGAGTGGGACGACATGCCGACCGACGCCGACTACCCGCTCCAGGAGACGGTCGATGCCGTCGGCGACGGATACGACAGTCAGGCGGACGCGTTGAGTCTGATCCGGGATCCCTACGTCCCCGACTGGGCCGGCGACAGGGACCTGGCCGACGACGGCCGGATCCACGGCGTTCCGGAGTATCCGGGCTGGAAGATCACGCCGCCACAGAGCCTCATCGATCCGACCCAGTCGACCCAGTCAGACGAACTGACGATCCCCCAGCAGTACGCGCTCGACAACCAGGAGTCGGTCTACACCGCTGCACAGGAGATCAACGATCCCGACACCGGCAGTTCGGAGTTCGACGACTACCTCGAAAGGATGATCGGGGAGGGCGTCGATCCCGACTTCTACGAACAGTACGACTACGCACAGCCCGACGCGCCGACCGGCCGTGGCCGGGCGCGGGCGGTCGTCTGGAGCTTCCTCGATACGGTTCCGGTCCATCGTGAACCCATCGAGAGTCCGCGACCGGACCTGGTCGAGGAGTGGCCGGCGAACGGTCAGCAGCGGAACTTCTACCGACTCGACCAGAACAACGCCGTCGAACAGCAGCAGGCCAACGACATCATCCACAACCAGGACGACGGTCCGACCCTCGATACCATCATGACGACCGGCCGGCAGGTCGAACACCAGGGTGGCGGTTCGGAGACGCGATCGAACATCCACACTGCCGACCTGCAACCACACATGTACGCCGAGATCGCCCCCGCGAAGGCCGACGAACTCGGCGTCGACGGCGGCGACCTCGTCGTCGTCTCCTCGACCGACCGGGGGTCGGTGCTCGTGAAGGCACGAGTGACCGAGCGACCCAACGACGGCGAGGTGTTCCTCCCGTTCCACTGGGGCGGGGTATTCAAGGGCAAGAGTCAGGAGGAGAAGTATCCTGAAGGCACCGTCCCGTACGCCATCGGCGACTCCGCGAACGCGATCACGTCACGGGGCTACGACGTCGAGACGCAGATGCAGGAGACGAAGGTGTCGATGGTGTCCGTCCGACCGGCCACCCAGGACCTGCTCGAGGAGCTCGGCATGGACACGGATCTGGAGTTCCCGCAGGACCGAGACGGCATCGGCCAGCAGAAGAACTTCGACGTCCGTGACAGCGAAGCGGTTCAATGA
- a CDS encoding cytochrome b/b6 domain-containing protein: protein MTNLDHGKFTRVTTLFHSLLALDVFLLFFTGYAIMFNSELWWMMELMGGATGVTALHRVAGIGLVALIVFWTVLMLISPTGRSNFREILPAKADTEAFIQDVRFMLGRADERHPHARQFAGYEADQVPLLSYVGKGVVYIFAVELLLLTVSGLLIWSKTGLMQYFATRTAAMAFVVFHGLLGIIMLMGVMFHIFEHGMHPAFYPVETKAFIPRSMIPESHDDDEDHDGTGIEQLELSPSWHSVSTIVGSLVVVGIVSVLMGSIIREGYPVPRELVVSGDVTNLLLTVGINIGMFVLFVGLVLSMYGNVMRVRWEKEMARRQNRETVADGGDPQSND from the coding sequence ATGACGAACCTCGATCACGGCAAGTTCACGCGGGTGACGACGTTGTTCCACTCGCTTCTGGCGCTCGACGTGTTCCTGCTGTTCTTCACCGGCTATGCCATCATGTTCAACTCCGAGCTGTGGTGGATGATGGAGCTAATGGGCGGCGCGACGGGCGTCACCGCGCTCCATCGCGTCGCCGGGATCGGCCTCGTCGCGCTCATCGTCTTCTGGACGGTCCTGATGCTGATCAGCCCGACCGGCCGGAGCAACTTCCGGGAAATCCTCCCGGCGAAGGCCGACACCGAGGCGTTCATCCAGGACGTTCGATTCATGCTCGGACGAGCCGACGAACGCCACCCACACGCCCGGCAGTTCGCTGGCTACGAGGCCGACCAGGTCCCGCTTTTGTCCTACGTCGGCAAGGGCGTCGTCTACATCTTCGCCGTCGAGCTCCTGCTGCTCACCGTCTCGGGGCTGCTCATCTGGTCGAAGACCGGACTGATGCAGTACTTCGCGACGAGGACCGCCGCGATGGCGTTCGTCGTCTTCCACGGATTGCTGGGGATCATTATGCTGATGGGAGTGATGTTCCACATCTTCGAACACGGGATGCATCCCGCGTTCTACCCCGTCGAGACGAAGGCGTTCATCCCTCGCAGCATGATCCCCGAGAGCCACGACGACGACGAGGACCACGACGGGACGGGCATCGAGCAGCTCGAACTCTCGCCGAGTTGGCATTCCGTCTCGACGATCGTCGGCTCGCTCGTCGTCGTCGGGATCGTCTCGGTGTTGATGGGCAGTATCATCCGGGAGGGCTACCCGGTTCCGCGGGAACTGGTCGTCAGCGGTGACGTGACGAACCTCCTGCTCACCGTCGGCATCAACATCGGGATGTTCGTGCTGTTCGTCGGCCTCGTCCTTTCGATGTACGGCAACGTGATGCGGGTTCGCTGGGAGAAGGAGATGGCGCGCCGGCAGAACCGCGAAACCGTCGCCGACGGCGGCGACCCGCAGTCGAACGACTGA
- a CDS encoding hydrogenase iron-sulfur subunit gives MKVGAFVCDCGGTCGLDLEEVREGVRDVDVVASSELLCEGGLDGVEHVIDEYDLDQLIVTASDDRCRQTFRELVDRKGLHPDATEFVDHREGAAWVHESGAAADKTARLLNATYAGLQEESVSRTVSREAGDRVVVVGDPETAAGLADSADVTLVANGRELRTVDVDLDDVDVARGEVIAVDGRFGEFELTLASRVTDACIDCLECVREGPDGVTARPVQIPADAPGGEWTDVCPTDAIEMEGTTRRIAADQVIRPDADPATRGGRVGYYTGPVDAATIAAVESHLGGIEKPAFLDLEMDVCAAGASSQEGCTACTDACPHGAVERPSIDSVEFDEVACQNCGACTSACPTGATQLREPSNRRIAREVEALLKAENDDGGWLFNRGSNGIDQPVIAFVCSERAADRLREYGRRAALEADVSYPPVLPVEVSCTDTVGEAHVMHALAAGADGVAIVGCGGSCLHSGPDPKAELVERLNRATADLGLGERVGFFAPGADDPGQFIEELSMFVVERLDESPIPAGEHEAEGTIEGDVDRPAFASHAWTLESVRALLDHVVPDRGVIRGLKDFGRMDVSDACNLTPTCTNLCPTDAVQRTNDGDLLFNHERCVNCGVCEEGCPETAITMRDGLDLSLLPENRAGTAADGSAELGAAWTRVYEGEMQECVRCGTPFASAGTVDTIREEVGDAVEGIAPDSPHSVFEYCGDCRTHLLFERGDH, from the coding sequence ATGAAGGTAGGGGCATTCGTCTGTGACTGTGGCGGTACCTGTGGGCTCGACCTCGAGGAGGTTCGAGAGGGGGTTCGAGACGTCGACGTCGTCGCCTCCTCGGAACTGCTCTGTGAGGGCGGCCTCGATGGCGTCGAACACGTCATCGACGAGTACGACCTCGACCAGCTCATCGTGACGGCCTCGGACGACCGGTGTCGGCAGACGTTCCGTGAGCTGGTCGATCGAAAAGGGCTCCACCCGGATGCGACCGAGTTCGTCGACCACCGCGAGGGTGCCGCCTGGGTCCACGAGAGCGGGGCCGCGGCCGACAAGACCGCTCGGCTGCTCAACGCGACCTATGCGGGCCTCCAGGAGGAGAGCGTCTCCAGAACGGTCTCCCGGGAGGCGGGCGACCGGGTCGTGGTCGTCGGTGACCCGGAGACGGCGGCCGGGCTCGCCGATTCGGCGGACGTGACGCTCGTCGCCAACGGTCGCGAGTTGCGGACCGTCGACGTCGATCTGGATGACGTCGACGTCGCGCGCGGCGAGGTCATCGCCGTCGACGGGCGATTCGGCGAGTTCGAACTCACCCTCGCATCGCGGGTCACCGATGCCTGCATCGACTGTCTGGAGTGCGTGCGGGAGGGTCCCGACGGCGTCACCGCGCGCCCCGTCCAGATCCCGGCCGACGCCCCCGGTGGCGAGTGGACCGACGTGTGTCCCACCGATGCCATCGAGATGGAGGGGACGACCCGCCGGATCGCCGCCGACCAGGTCATCCGTCCCGACGCCGACCCTGCTACCCGCGGCGGTCGCGTGGGGTACTACACCGGCCCCGTCGACGCCGCCACGATCGCGGCCGTCGAATCCCACCTCGGCGGCATCGAGAAACCCGCCTTCCTCGATCTGGAGATGGACGTCTGTGCCGCAGGCGCCTCCTCTCAGGAGGGCTGTACCGCCTGTACGGACGCGTGTCCGCACGGCGCGGTGGAACGGCCGTCGATCGATTCCGTCGAATTCGACGAGGTGGCCTGTCAGAACTGCGGCGCCTGCACCTCGGCGTGTCCCACCGGCGCCACCCAGCTTCGGGAGCCCTCGAATCGACGCATCGCCCGTGAAGTCGAAGCCCTTCTGAAGGCGGAAAACGACGACGGCGGCTGGCTGTTCAACCGGGGGTCGAACGGCATCGACCAGCCGGTCATCGCCTTCGTCTGCTCGGAGCGAGCCGCCGACCGACTGCGCGAGTACGGCCGCCGGGCGGCACTCGAGGCGGACGTCTCCTATCCGCCAGTGCTTCCCGTGGAAGTCAGCTGCACCGACACGGTCGGGGAGGCCCACGTTATGCACGCGCTGGCCGCCGGCGCCGACGGCGTCGCGATCGTCGGCTGTGGCGGTTCGTGTCTCCACTCCGGCCCGGACCCGAAGGCCGAACTCGTCGAGCGTCTGAACCGCGCGACCGCCGACCTCGGCCTCGGCGAGCGCGTCGGCTTCTTTGCACCCGGGGCCGACGATCCCGGCCAGTTCATCGAGGAACTCTCCATGTTCGTCGTCGAACGCCTGGACGAGTCACCGATTCCCGCCGGCGAACACGAGGCCGAGGGCACCATCGAGGGCGACGTCGACCGTCCGGCGTTTGCCTCCCACGCATGGACCCTCGAGTCCGTTCGCGCGCTCCTCGACCACGTCGTCCCCGATCGGGGGGTCATCCGCGGGTTGAAGGACTTCGGCCGGATGGACGTCTCCGACGCCTGCAACCTCACGCCGACCTGTACGAACCTGTGTCCGACCGACGCCGTCCAGCGGACGAACGACGGCGATCTACTTTTCAACCACGAACGCTGTGTCAACTGCGGCGTCTGTGAGGAGGGCTGTCCGGAGACGGCGATCACGATGCGGGACGGTCTCGACCTGTCGCTGCTCCCCGAGAACCGTGCGGGGACCGCCGCCGACGGGTCGGCCGAGCTCGGGGCGGCGTGGACGCGCGTCTACGAGGGCGAGATGCAGGAGTGTGTTCGCTGCGGCACTCCCTTCGCCTCCGCAGGGACCGTCGACACGATCCGCGAGGAGGTCGGCGATGCCGTCGAGGGAATCGCACCGGACTCTCCGCATTCGGTCTTCGAGTACTGCGGCGATTGTCGAACGCACCTGCTGTTCGAACGGGGTGACCACTGA
- a CDS encoding PLP-dependent cysteine synthase family protein gives MTAFREPLSSVNETIGETPLVRVHASSDAAPVYAKLESFNPGASIKDRIGKYMLERMLERGDVDPGGTVIEPTAGNTGIGIAVAAGRLDLEAVFVVPERFSVEKQQLMRALGAEVINTPSEEGMGYAIERAHALAEELENAVVPEQFSNPLNAEAHYETTAPEIDAALDGEVGAVVVGCGTGGTLMGLAEYFLERDPDVHVVAVEPEGSAYREFFDEDVAHEEYKTEGIGTHDVETNVLFDPELVDEIATIPDRDTHEEMSRLAAEEGHLVASSSAANSLAARRVADRIDSGDLAVPHDAVVTVFPDSAERYLSKGVYRDYEEWEG, from the coding sequence ATGACCGCCTTTCGGGAGCCGCTGTCGTCGGTGAACGAGACGATCGGCGAGACGCCGCTCGTCCGCGTTCACGCCTCGTCGGACGCGGCGCCGGTGTACGCGAAGCTGGAGTCGTTCAACCCGGGCGCGAGCATTAAAGACCGGATCGGAAAGTACATGCTCGAACGGATGCTCGAGCGCGGCGACGTCGATCCCGGCGGCACGGTCATCGAGCCGACCGCCGGCAACACGGGGATCGGGATCGCAGTGGCCGCCGGTCGGCTCGACCTGGAGGCGGTGTTCGTCGTGCCGGAGCGCTTCTCGGTGGAGAAACAGCAGCTGATGCGCGCGCTCGGCGCGGAGGTCATCAACACGCCCAGCGAGGAGGGGATGGGGTACGCGATCGAGCGCGCACACGCGCTCGCGGAGGAGCTCGAGAACGCGGTGGTTCCCGAGCAGTTCTCGAACCCCCTCAACGCCGAGGCGCACTACGAGACCACCGCGCCGGAGATCGACGCGGCGCTGGACGGGGAGGTCGGCGCCGTCGTCGTCGGCTGTGGCACCGGCGGCACGCTGATGGGCCTTGCCGAGTACTTCCTCGAGCGCGACCCGGACGTCCACGTCGTGGCCGTCGAGCCCGAGGGGTCGGCCTACCGTGAGTTCTTCGATGAGGACGTCGCCCACGAGGAGTACAAGACCGAGGGGATCGGCACCCACGACGTCGAGACGAACGTCCTCTTCGACCCGGAGCTGGTCGACGAGATCGCGACGATCCCCGACCGCGACACCCACGAGGAGATGTCCCGGCTCGCGGCGGAGGAGGGCCACCTCGTCGCCTCCTCCTCGGCGGCCAACAGCCTGGCCGCCCGGCGGGTCGCCGACCGGATCGATTCGGGGGACCTCGCGGTCCCGCACGACGCGGTCGTCACGGTGTTTCCCGACTCCGCCGAACGGTACCTCTCGAAGGGCGTCTATCGAGACTACGAGGAGTGGGAGGGCTAG
- a CDS encoding DUF7405 family protein, which yields MTSRRGLLGRLTAVALAAIPGCSTPLSQQRENAVSLPPNPYEVPDRQHAWDVVLPTDAHGNRRVPRHHRVLLLNLDVDPSTDAADTVETAMRELEATYEWSADGLLHMLAWGTRYFERIGELAASPIRHPEVLSRTDDPDLLSYDAALVLASDVRSHLHSTETAMFSESDPLEGREVEARLGEVFSVAVRRTGFHGEGLPAEHAGVESVPDDVPRDAPMFTGFSSMRRGTQPSEDRVTIDGDRFEDGRFEGGTTMHLSHLTESLDGWWNMDESERVDRMFSPQFSPADVESFTDDVPFHDRAFDNAEEFGVVGHHEKVARARDDGEPVILRRDFNTTDGNRAGVHFLSLQASLDDFVATRKAMNGWFLRNEHDLVTDRKNNGLLNVIEVESRANFYVPPRHRRAFPGFSPSTG from the coding sequence ATGACCTCGCGACGCGGGCTACTCGGGCGGCTAACCGCCGTCGCACTCGCGGCGATACCGGGGTGTTCCACGCCGCTTTCCCAGCAGCGGGAAAACGCGGTGTCGCTCCCGCCGAACCCCTACGAGGTCCCCGATCGGCAGCACGCCTGGGACGTCGTCCTTCCCACGGACGCCCACGGCAACCGACGAGTCCCACGTCACCATCGCGTCCTCCTGCTGAATCTGGACGTCGACCCGTCAACCGACGCCGCCGACACCGTCGAGACGGCAATGCGCGAACTGGAGGCCACCTACGAGTGGTCCGCCGATGGACTCCTGCATATGCTGGCGTGGGGAACCCGCTACTTCGAACGGATCGGGGAGCTTGCGGCCTCGCCGATTCGGCATCCAGAGGTGCTGTCGCGGACGGACGACCCCGATCTCCTGTCGTATGACGCCGCGCTCGTGCTCGCCTCCGACGTTCGCTCCCATCTCCACAGTACCGAGACGGCGATGTTCTCGGAGTCCGATCCTCTCGAGGGTCGAGAGGTCGAGGCGCGTCTGGGCGAGGTGTTCTCGGTCGCCGTTCGTCGGACGGGATTCCACGGCGAGGGCCTCCCCGCCGAACACGCGGGCGTCGAAAGCGTACCCGACGACGTTCCCCGCGATGCGCCGATGTTCACCGGCTTTTCGTCGATGCGTCGAGGGACGCAACCGAGCGAGGACCGCGTCACCATCGATGGCGACCGTTTCGAGGACGGCCGGTTCGAGGGCGGAACGACGATGCACCTCTCACACCTCACGGAGTCGCTCGACGGCTGGTGGAACATGGACGAGAGCGAGCGAGTCGACCGAATGTTCTCACCGCAGTTCTCTCCGGCGGACGTCGAGTCGTTCACCGACGACGTGCCGTTTCACGACCGAGCCTTCGACAACGCCGAGGAGTTCGGCGTGGTCGGTCATCACGAGAAGGTCGCGCGAGCACGCGACGACGGGGAACCGGTCATCCTGAGACGGGACTTCAACACGACCGATGGCAACAGGGCAGGGGTTCACTTCCTGTCGCTACAGGCGTCGCTCGACGATTTCGTGGCGACGCGGAAAGCGATGAACGGATGGTTCCTCCGGAACGAACACGATCTGGTGACCGACAGGAAGAACAACGGCCTGTTGAACGTCATCGAGGTGGAATCACGGGCGAACTTCTACGTGCCTCCGCGCCACAGGCGTGCGTTTCCGGGGTTCTCGCCGTCGACCGGCTAG
- a CDS encoding TorD/DmsD family molecular chaperone, whose translation MDDARIYEARLEVIDFLIEVFYDAPGEEFLGRLFSDAVTVPDGEINEPMDRGFRRLEAFIEANRSRSVEDVADDLRTEYTRLFVGPRPPALPHETYYREDTEFIGEGLAELEADYSAAGWTPHEDYPEENDHLAVELAFLRDLVDRQRRGEEAAFNYERVFLDEHVGRWHEAFLETVRSEFDGTDAETSLLLAAAEVFVGLIEFEDELVAQQVPS comes from the coding sequence ATGGACGACGCCCGGATCTACGAGGCGCGGCTGGAAGTGATCGACTTCCTCATCGAGGTGTTTTACGACGCACCCGGCGAGGAGTTCCTCGGGCGGCTGTTCTCCGATGCGGTGACCGTTCCGGACGGCGAGATCAACGAACCGATGGACCGCGGCTTTCGGCGGCTCGAGGCGTTCATCGAGGCCAACCGATCGCGGTCGGTCGAGGACGTCGCCGACGACCTCCGGACGGAGTACACCCGGCTATTCGTGGGACCGCGACCGCCGGCACTTCCCCACGAGACCTACTACCGCGAGGACACCGAGTTCATCGGAGAGGGACTCGCGGAGCTGGAGGCGGACTACTCGGCGGCCGGCTGGACGCCCCACGAGGACTACCCCGAGGAGAACGACCATCTCGCCGTCGAACTCGCGTTCCTCCGGGATCTCGTCGATCGCCAGCGCCGCGGGGAGGAGGCGGCGTTCAACTACGAGCGGGTGTTCCTCGACGAACACGTCGGACGATGGCACGAGGCGTTCCTCGAAACGGTTCGATCGGAGTTCGACGGGACCGACGCCGAGACGAGCCTCCTTCTCGCCGCGGCGGAGGTGTTCGTCGGCCTCATCGAGTTCGAGGACGAACTCGTCGCGCAGCAGGTGCCTAGTTAG
- a CDS encoding MBL fold metallo-hydrolase, whose translation MGESDWGDWLPRAIEDADPDTVALWYLGCNGFAIKGSEGTVLWIDPYLGLGDPPRTVRMIPVPFDPTDVTVGDALFITHEHSDHAHGPSQAPILANADAELVAPDDSLAVADEGNWTDRWDVSADQFTEISEGDRLRVGEFAVDVVAVNDPDATHPVGYVIEHDSGTIFHGGDTKPTDAFAEIGDQYDIDLGILAFGSAGTIPDKETREQKRTKWYADETEIVDAANALEIDRLLPTHWDMWKGLTADPTALYPHVRSFDHPRRLEIVEIGDRVDV comes from the coding sequence CTGGGCGAGTCCGACTGGGGCGACTGGCTACCCCGCGCGATCGAGGACGCCGACCCCGACACGGTCGCGCTGTGGTATCTCGGCTGTAACGGCTTCGCGATCAAGGGTTCGGAGGGAACGGTGCTGTGGATCGACCCGTATCTCGGGCTCGGCGACCCGCCGCGGACGGTCCGGATGATCCCCGTCCCGTTCGATCCAACTGACGTGACGGTCGGGGACGCGCTGTTCATCACCCACGAACACAGCGACCACGCGCACGGACCGTCCCAGGCGCCGATCCTCGCGAACGCCGACGCCGAGCTGGTCGCGCCCGACGACTCGCTGGCGGTCGCCGACGAGGGGAACTGGACCGACCGGTGGGACGTTTCCGCGGACCAGTTCACGGAGATATCGGAGGGCGATCGGCTTCGTGTCGGCGAGTTCGCCGTCGACGTCGTCGCCGTGAACGACCCCGACGCGACCCACCCGGTCGGCTACGTCATCGAGCACGACTCGGGGACGATCTTCCACGGCGGGGATACGAAGCCCACGGACGCGTTCGCCGAGATCGGCGACCAATACGACATCGATCTGGGGATCCTCGCGTTCGGATCGGCCGGAACCATCCCGGACAAGGAGACCCGCGAGCAGAAACGTACGAAGTGGTACGCCGACGAGACCGAGATCGTCGACGCCGCGAACGCGCTGGAGATCGACCGCCTCCTGCCCACCCATTGGGACATGTGGAAGGGGTTGACGGCGGATCCGACCGCGCTGTATCCCCACGTTCGGAGCTTCGACCACCCACGACGCCTCGAGATCGTCGAGATCGGCGACCGGGTCGACGTCTAA